A window of Candidatus Nitrosotenuis uzonensis genomic DNA:
TGAACGGCTGTGTGGATGTGAGTTTTACGCCAAGTGTAGAAGGCGTATTTGTAACCTGCGCAAATGATTGTGCTACAGGGAGCAGTAAGAACAATACAAGAATGCCTGCAAGCAGCTGCTTCATGTTATCGGTATGCGGTTGGACTTAATCTCATAAGAAATATCATAATCTAAACAATGTGGACTAGAAGCTTTTACAAAATTAAAATAACAATAAAAGAGAAGAAAGGTTACTTTCTGTTTCTCATGCCAGTTATAACAAACCAGTACACTAGTCCCGGTGCCAAACCGACGATAAGCGGTATCCACACAGCGATTGATTCTGCTGCAAATGATTGTGCCATGTTATTGGTACTCTCAAAATATCATATTTAAATCCATCTCTTGGTGGCAGATCTGCCAATAAGGATGAAAAAGTGGACTGAAGGGGATTTGAACCCCTGACCTCCCGCGTGCAAGGCGGGCATTCTACCACTGAACTATCAGCCCCACGAGAGTGACTTGATCGTGTTGATTTTAATTGTTGTCCTCACCTGTGCAAGAATTTTTATTTCCATAAAATCGAGTGCAGAATATGGTAGTAATGGAGTCCCAAGTCGTTCTAAAGAAAGGTGACTCTGCCCCGGACTTTGAGCTTCTCGGGATTGACGACAAGAAACACTCGCTTGCAAGCTACAAAAACTATGAGGCGTTGCTTGTGATCTTTATGTGCAACCACTGTCCTTATGTGAAAGCCAAGGTAGACGCAATAAACGAAATCCAGAACAAATTCGGAGACAAGGTGGCAGTGGTTGGAATCAACAGCAATGATTCTATTGCATATCCTGATGACAGTTTTGATAATATGAAAAAGTTTGCAGCAGAAAAAGGAATCAAGTTCTCATATCTTGTTGATGATACACAGCAGGTGGCAAAACGATATGGTGCGGTGTGCACCCCAGACCCGTTCCTTTTTGACAAAAATCGCAAGCTTGTATTTCATGGTAGAATCGACAACGCGATGAAACCTGAAGACAAGGCGACGGAGAAGACCATGATTTTGAACATAGAAAAACTGCTTGCAGGTAACCAGATTGCAAAAGATTTTGATCCGTCAATTGGTTGCTCCATAAAATGGAAGAACTGACGCCACACTTAAAATACAGTCACAGTTGAGATTTTTTAGGGCCGGTAGCTCAGCTTGGCTGGAGCGTTCGACTGATAAAACAACCTTTCAGAGATCGAAAGGTCGAGAGTTCGAATCTCTCTCGGCCCACTATTTTTATGAAAGTGTGCCTGCTACAGAATCTGTCCACTGCACTATTGCATCAAAGCTATCCGTGACAAACTCTGCCTTGGTTGCGAGTTTTTTTGAGGCCCTTGAATAGACTGCAACATGTAGATTTTTCCCAAATTTGGGCTTTATTGACATTGCAGACTCCGAAAAGAATTTTGCCCCTTCCTCGCTTGCGGAAAACACGAGTATTACCATTATCCCCTGTTTTTGCTTCCATATCCTTGTGAGAAATTTTTGCAAATCAATATCATACATCACGTCAATGCTGTCCGACATGTCCCCGAGCTCAAAGACGTTCCATCCGTGCGAGGCAAGCGCGCACGATGCGGCCTTACAATACAGAAGACTGGCTCCATCTGCTGATAAGACAGTCACATTCTTTTTTGACTCGGTGCTTTGGTGGCCCAAAAAGAGCATCCTAATAGAGCCCGATATGACATTGTAGAATAGCTTTGCCTCGCTCTTTCCTATCTTTGCCTTCACGTACATCTCATCGACTTGCTCGATTGCAGGGATAATTACCTCGATGAGGATCTTTGTGGTATCAGCACCAGAATACTGCGCGTTCCTTATCAGATGGTATGCATGCTGCTGCATTCCAGATGTTAGAAATTCAACAAACTTGTCCTTGACGCGAAAA
This region includes:
- a CDS encoding thioredoxin family protein, producing the protein MVVMESQVVLKKGDSAPDFELLGIDDKKHSLASYKNYEALLVIFMCNHCPYVKAKVDAINEIQNKFGDKVAVVGINSNDSIAYPDDSFDNMKKFAAEKGIKFSYLVDDTQQVAKRYGAVCTPDPFLFDKNRKLVFHGRIDNAMKPEDKATEKTMILNIEKLLAGNQIAKDFDPSIGCSIKWKN
- a CDS encoding HTH domain-containing protein is translated as MARGYRQDQIQQKLIEILSESKTGLSGVEIADKLGMNRATITKYLQVFAAEGIIKQKNIGNANLWFVESGTEKLEFPQDYFRVKDKFVEFLTSGMQQHAYHLIRNAQYSGADTTKILIEVIIPAIEQVDEMYVKAKIGKSEAKLFYNVISGSIRMLFLGHQSTESKKNVTVLSADGASLLYCKAASCALASHGWNVFELGDMSDSIDVMYDIDLQKFLTRIWKQKQGIMVILVFSASEEGAKFFSESAMSIKPKFGKNLHVAVYSRASKKLATKAEFVTDSFDAIVQWTDSVAGTLS